Proteins from one uncultured Cohaesibacter sp. genomic window:
- a CDS encoding FGGY-family carbohydrate kinase, whose protein sequence is MVTQMNRPIVLGIDIGTTGTKCSFYDLECNLVASEYQEYPMIHPREGWVEEDPNVWWASVVRNVKLCIDRGEVNPFEVAGIGVSCTNSFIPLDREGNNLYNAILQLDQRSASEVQWLEDTIGRDRIYEITGNRIARGTFALPTLLWYLKNRPDIIEKTHKFVVPSGFIINKLTGEFSINTSRMGFTLLSNIRTGEWDEGLARDTGVPIEKLPTPYNASDIVGHVTSWAAEQCGLREGTPVIAGSMDTVSAAIGAGAILPGDSFLAIGTCGRACFTTETPVFDDRLMNCRHAVEGQWLSVEATNAAGASLRWFRDQFGEALAERCQKEDRSIYEMLDKVAEEAKAGANGVIYLPYLSGERCPIWDPNARGVMFGLSFGTSYGDMVRAIMEGVAYSIRQGMKIVLKHNDKPKTLSLGGGIANSRIWCQIFADILNEPIVRLRVNETETLGAAILAAKGVGLIDTLDKMTGYTTQNCEVIHPNSKASSIYDDYFVLYEKLYDDLKDNFVAAQTIKDKPA, encoded by the coding sequence ATGGTCACGCAAATGAACCGCCCCATTGTGCTCGGTATCGATATTGGAACCACCGGAACCAAATGCAGCTTCTACGATCTGGAATGCAATCTCGTTGCAAGCGAATATCAAGAATATCCAATGATCCATCCTCGCGAGGGATGGGTTGAAGAAGACCCGAATGTCTGGTGGGCCAGTGTCGTCCGCAATGTCAAACTCTGCATTGATCGCGGAGAGGTTAACCCTTTTGAGGTCGCCGGTATTGGCGTCAGTTGCACCAATTCTTTTATTCCTCTCGATCGGGAAGGCAACAATCTTTACAACGCGATCCTCCAGCTTGATCAGCGCTCGGCAAGCGAAGTGCAATGGCTTGAAGACACCATCGGTCGGGACCGCATCTACGAAATTACCGGCAACCGCATTGCCCGGGGCACGTTCGCCCTGCCAACTCTGCTTTGGTATCTAAAAAACCGCCCAGACATCATCGAGAAGACCCATAAATTTGTCGTTCCCAGCGGCTTTATCATCAATAAGCTGACCGGAGAATTCTCCATTAACACCTCGCGTATGGGCTTCACTCTCCTCTCTAATATTCGCACCGGTGAATGGGACGAAGGTCTAGCAAGAGATACCGGGGTGCCGATTGAGAAATTACCAACACCTTATAATGCTTCGGATATTGTGGGGCATGTTACGTCATGGGCTGCGGAACAATGTGGGCTGAGAGAGGGCACGCCGGTTATCGCTGGCTCCATGGACACTGTATCGGCGGCAATCGGTGCTGGAGCGATCCTGCCCGGAGACTCGTTCCTTGCCATAGGTACCTGTGGACGGGCCTGCTTTACCACGGAAACCCCGGTATTCGACGACCGTTTGATGAATTGCCGACATGCTGTGGAAGGTCAGTGGTTGAGTGTGGAAGCGACCAACGCGGCAGGTGCATCTCTGAGATGGTTTCGAGACCAGTTCGGGGAGGCTCTTGCAGAGCGTTGTCAAAAGGAAGATCGGTCGATTTATGAAATGCTGGACAAGGTGGCCGAGGAAGCGAAGGCTGGCGCCAATGGCGTTATCTATCTGCCCTATCTTTCCGGCGAGCGATGCCCGATCTGGGATCCCAATGCCCGCGGGGTGATGTTTGGTCTTAGCTTCGGCACAAGCTATGGGGACATGGTCCGCGCGATTATGGAAGGTGTGGCCTATTCCATACGCCAAGGGATGAAGATTGTTCTCAAGCATAACGACAAACCCAAGACGCTGTCGTTGGGCGGCGGTATCGCCAACAGTCGCATTTGGTGTCAGATCTTTGCGGACATCCTCAATGAGCCGATTGTCCGGTTGCGTGTGAATGAGACCGAGACTCTAGGGGCTGCCATTTTGGCCGCAAAGGGGGTTGGGTTGATTGACACTCTGGACAAGATGACCGGATACACGACCCAGAACTGTGAAGTCATCCACCCGAATAGCAAAGCTTCTAGCATTTATGACGATTATTTTGTCCTTTATGAAAAGCTCTATGACGATCTAAAGGACAATTTCGTTGCAGCTCAAACAATAAAAGACAAACCCGCCTAG
- a CDS encoding class II aldolase/adducin family protein, giving the protein MEASKTLSDFIALCHKIYDHDFVPGSGGNASIRLGDRIVITPSGISLGKLEEADLVSIAMDGSIIGKGKPSKEWRMHMNCYERADVNAVIHVHSPYAVAIACLKELDATCAMPVYTPGYSVRVGALPVVPYYRAGSTELADSIIAIMANRNSLLLENHGLLTVGATMDQAFNLVEEIEENAHLHFTLGGAGKPLTRDQQEDLTGKY; this is encoded by the coding sequence ATGGAAGCGTCTAAAACTCTGTCTGACTTTATCGCCCTGTGCCACAAGATATATGACCACGACTTCGTACCCGGATCAGGAGGCAATGCGAGCATTCGCCTTGGTGACAGGATTGTCATAACCCCTTCGGGAATCAGTCTTGGCAAACTTGAAGAAGCGGATCTTGTGTCCATCGCCATGGATGGCTCAATCATCGGCAAAGGGAAACCTTCAAAAGAGTGGCGAATGCACATGAATTGCTATGAACGTGCCGACGTCAATGCGGTCATTCATGTTCATAGCCCATATGCCGTCGCCATTGCTTGCCTGAAGGAGCTTGACGCCACCTGCGCCATGCCGGTCTATACGCCGGGCTATTCGGTGCGTGTGGGTGCGCTGCCCGTCGTGCCCTATTATCGTGCAGGCTCGACCGAACTCGCCGACAGCATCATCGCAATCATGGCGAATCGCAATTCCCTTCTGTTGGAAAATCATGGTCTGCTCACCGTCGGTGCAACCATGGATCAGGCCTTTAACCTAGTGGAAGAAATCGAGGAGAACGCTCACCTACACTTTACTCTAGGCGGGGCGGGTAAACCCCTGACCAGAGACCAGCAGGAAGATTTGACCGGCAAGTACTGA